The Candidatus Eisenbacteria bacterium genomic sequence GACGGGATGCTCCGCCCGACGTTGCGCGAGCGCTTCCTCGAGACCTTCGGATTCAGCCGCTTGGTCGCGACGAACATACGCGTCAAGGCGGTCTCCGAGCTGATCGTCAAGGCGGGGCGCGTCCTCCTCGTGATCGTCGCCGCGCGCGTCCTCGGCCCCGAGGGATTCGGGCTCTACGCCTTCGCCTTCGCCTTCGGGAGCATCCTCGCCAACGCGTCGGACTTCGGCCTGCAGATGTTCCTGTCCCGCGAGGTGGCCAGGGCCGAGTCGCCGCGCGCCGCGGTCCTCGGACAGGCGATTCGCGCGAAGCTCGGCCTCACCGGCTGCGTCCTGCTTCTCCTCGCGGCGGCGTTCTTCTTCTACCCGCGTCCGATCGAGGATCGGGCGTTCGTCGTCCTCTTGACGCTCGTCGCGCTGCTCCACTCCTGGAACGAGCTGTGGAACTACTTCTTCAGGGGGATCCAGTCCCTGCGGGAGGAGGCCTGGCTCAACATCCTCAACATGGTCGTCGGAACCGGCCTGGGAATTCTCCTGCTCGTCGGCGGGAAGGGGATCACGGGGCTCGGCATCGGACTGCTCGCCGCCGAGGCCCTCACCTGCATGGTTGCGCTCGGACTTCTCAGGCGCCACGCCGGTTTCGCGGAGCGCGCGATCGAGGCGCCGGCAGGGAAGGCGATCAGGGAGGCGGCGCCGATCGGCATCGCGATCCTCCTCTCGATCCTCTACT encodes the following:
- a CDS encoding flippase → MLRPTLRERFLETFGFSRLVATNIRVKAVSELIVKAGRVLLVIVAARVLGPEGFGLYAFAFAFGSILANASDFGLQMFLSREVARAESPRAAVLGQAIRAKLGLTGCVLLLLAAAFFFYPRPIEDRAFVVLLTLVALLHSWNELWNYFFRGIQSLREEAWLNILNMVVGTGLGILLLVGGKGITGLGIGLLAAEALTCMVALGLLRRHAGFAERAIEAPAGKAIREAAPIGIAILLSILYFRINVLFLERMKGDEVVGAYSAAYKILESFMFLPAVFLAALFPAFAEATRRNLDQMRRVYRNSLRWMLLLATGIVAGSLLLAQPGLRLLYGSAYAGAVPVLRTLSPAILFIFLNYALTHFLVALGGQKWNAIFAGACVLVNVCLNLALIPSLGGIGAAIATVATEGILFALCFATVRKRLARHEEGWSAAAGGMA